In Betta splendens chromosome 19, fBetSpl5.4, whole genome shotgun sequence, the following proteins share a genomic window:
- the si:ch73-127m5.1 gene encoding neurotrypsin, translated as MTRTQRAGRMALVSREMLCVIGTACLWLPLLAEVVADDSYLNEVQNSVPLSCSEGFTELGYYNGTVSQTDSGAPCLKWTEFPDYVMQYPGRGLGDHSYCRNPDRESNPWCFFRQNSGAIGWAYCDCHQGAARLVGSPSSSSGRVEVYLNGQWGAVCDSHWTDRDASVICRQLGLGDIGTALQQAQFGSGSGLFHYERLGCRGDEDTLSKCRSRTFVTGDCSHGNEAAVVCAAPEGSGPPLRLVGGEEDFEGRVEVFHAGRWGTVCDDRWDDRDAEVVCRQLGFGGVAKAWSWAHFGQGSGPILLDAVKCTGNEFFLDQCSHGDWEQHNCDHMEDAGVSCSPYTDGVVRLVGGDSPWEGRVEVFHNGDWGTVCDDHWKQQHAEVVCRQLGYRGHAEVVSDGTFGEGAGLILLDDVRCDGTETSLLDCQRGIWGRTDCSHSEDVGVRCRSRPGQETNEVPAIAPSTGPLVRLVGGSNRKEGRVEVYLHGDWGSICDSGWNDLNAAVVCRQLGHSGGALAAGGFGRGKGPVHLDQVRCTGKEEFLGECPSLGQNVQGCRRREDAGVRCDATPRRHAAPLRPQELSCGLRKLEEDGDQGEETMLRTTWPWQVSVWLQSRGDDGGPVCSGTMITPCWALTSAYCVSRFGSDASRYVVRVGASTQTLTPEQVVIHRKFKGQSGGHDLALLKLPSTKGQCLTFGPNTNAACLPVEDTAPGGKSPSSCVVMVTASWTGPDSDLASWVPLLSSWQCKKRYGDSFSSHGTLCAGSPPDTSLLRGDSCQGNAGGGLVCQEESGRWVLAGVVAGGYGCADPSSPALYTRVSRFRGWIDEVTDARARREEATHNDLGHAQTEGEDKHSQVRGDFKDPHHQQHYAKEFNKPQQKHTHAHHSHAEQHENTPILA; from the exons tgccTCTGTCCTGCTCTGAGGGCTTCACAGAGCTGGGCTACTACAACGGCACCGTGTCCCAGACGGACTCGGGCGCCCCCTGTTTGAAGTGGACCGAGTTTCCGGACTATGTCATGCAGTACCCGGGTCGGGGCCTGGGCGACCACAGCTACTGCAGGAACCCGGACCGAGAGTCCAACCCGTGGTGTTTCTTCAGACAGAACTCGGGGGCCATCGGATGGGCGTACTGCGACTGCCACCAGG GTGCCGCTCGTCTGGTCGGCAGCCCGTCCTCCAGCAGCGGCCGCGTCGAGGTGTACCTGAACGGTCAGTGGGGCGCCGTGTGCGACTCTCACTGGACAGACAGAGACGCCAGTGTGATCTGCAGGCAGCTGGGCCTAGG CGACATCGgcacggcgctgcagcaggcccagttcggctccggctccggcctcTTCCACTACGAGCGGCTGGGTTGCCGCGGTGACGAGGACACCCTGAGCAAGTGTCGGAGCAGGACGTTCGTCACCGGCGACTGTAGCCATGGCAACGAGGCGGCAGTGGTGTGCGCGGCGCCGGAAG GCAGCGGCCCCCCGCTGCGATTGGTCGGCGGCGAGGAGGACTTCGAAGGCCGCGTGGAGGTGTTCCACGCGGGGCGGTGGGGCACGGTGTGCGACGACCGCTGGGACGACCGGGACGCGGAGGTGGTGTGTCGACAGCTGGGCTTCGG cggTGTGGCGAAGGCCTGGTCGTGGGCTCACTTCGGTCAGGGTTCCGGCCCGAtcctgctggatgctgtgaAGTGCACAGGAAACGAGTTCTTCCTGGACCAGTGTTCCCATGGCGACTGGGAGCAGCACAACTGTGACCACATGGAGGACGCTGGGGTCTCCTGCAGCCCTTATACAG ATGGCGTTGTGCGTCTGGTGGGTGGAGACAGCCCCTGGGAGGGTCGGGTTGAAGTCTTCCACAACGGGGACTGGGGGACCGTGTGTGACGACcactggaagcagcagcacgCTGAGGTGGTCTGCAGGCAGCTGGGCTACAG GGGTCACGCCGAGGTCGTGTCCGACGGGACCTTCGGCGAGGGCGCCGGCCTCATCCTCCTGGACGACGTCCGCTGCGACGGCACCGAGACGTCGCTGCTCGACTGCCAGCGCGGCATCTGGGGCCGCACCGACTGCTCCCACAGCGAGGACGTGGGCGTCCGCTGCAGGAGCCGGCCCGGCCAGGAGACCAACGAGGTGCCGGCCATCGCACCTTCCACAG GTCCCCTGGTGCGACTGGTGGGCGGCAGCAACAGGAAGGAAGGTCGAGTGGAAGTGTATCTCCATGGCGACTGGGGGAGCATATGTGACTCGGGCTGGAACGACCTGAACGCAGCCGTGGTGTGCAGGCAACTTGGGCACAG CGGCGGAGCGCTAGCGGCAGGAGGCTTCGGTCGGGGGAAGGGGCCCGTCCACCTGGACCAGGTGAGGTGCACGGGGAAGGAGGAGTTCCTGGGCGAGTGCCCCTCTCTGGGCCAGAACGTGCAGGGCTGCAGGCGGCGCGAGGACGCGGGCGTGAGGTGCGACGCCACGCCCAGGCGTCACGCGGCGCCGCTCAGACCtcaggagctgagctgtgggctgaggaagctggaggaggacggggaccAGGGGGAGGAAACCATGCTCAG AACCACGTGGCCGTGGCAGGTGTCAGTGTGGCTTCAGTCCCGGGGAGACGACGGGGGTCCGGTGTGCAGCGGCACCATGATCACCCCCTGCTGGGCCCTGACGTCCGCGTACTGTGTCAGCAG GTTTGGCAGCGATGCGTCCAGGTACGTGGTGCGTGTGGGCGCGTCGACGCAGACTCTCACCCCTGAGCAGGTGGTGATTCACCGGAAGTTCAAGGGTCAGAGCGGAGGTCACGACCTGGCCCTGCTGAAGCTGCCCAGCACCAAGGGTCAGTGCTTGACGTTCGGCCCCAACACCAACGCAGCGTGCCTTCCTGTTGAAGACACAGCACCAGGGGGCAAGAGTCCATCGTCttgtgttgtcatggtaaccgcCAGCTGGACAGGACCTG ACTCAGATCTCGCGTCCTGGGTCCCTCTGCTGTCGTCATGGCAATGCAAGAAGCGCTACGGCGACAGCTTCTCCAGCCACGGCACCCTGTGCGCCGGCAGTCCTCCGGACACCAGCCTCCTGCGTGGCGACAGTTGCCAAGGCAACGCTGGAGGCGGGCTGGTGTGCCAGGAGGAGTCGGGGCGGTGGGTCCTCGCCGGCGTGGTTGCCGGGGGTTACGGCTGCGCCGACCCCTCCTCTCCCGCCCTCTACACCCGCGTGAGCCGCTTCCGAGGCTGGATCGACGAGGTGACGGATGCACGGGCGCGTCGGGAGGAAGCGACGCACAACGACCTgggacacgcacagacagagggTGAGGACAAGCACTCCCAGGTGCGCGGCGACTTCAAGGACCCGCACCATCAGCAGCACTACGCGAAGGAGTTCAACAAGCcgcaacagaaacacacacacgcccatcACTCGCACGCCGAGCAGCACGAGAACACGCCCATTCTGGCCTGA